In the genome of Amphiura filiformis chromosome 4, Afil_fr2py, whole genome shotgun sequence, one region contains:
- the LOC140150347 gene encoding uncharacterized protein, whose protein sequence is MATLKGIFVVGFMLIFLNSDAIAQVPHPCCASKIFSVGIAQSVHDDTSAEADLQFEEGMYYFDGNGTRLAFNLTVTPLLVDEPPTQLYIIQDYKQRVQFTVINNKQCSKTPWATPWPSDAGCIPHGATYVGSPNLGDKFPVYRWSMSTSTVTQDVTVTTDTCAPVTSFTLMVENENIHIATAAEFFNYTTTIDNLNQKFSPPGYCPKATSKFHDLQAIVDGSVSSEAAVTKSSGVPEGSVLGPLLFLIYINDLLAINGSETWAVGRADRSRIQAFEMWCWRKMLRISWKDH, encoded by the exons ATGGCTACGTTAAAAGGAATATTTGTCGTAGGCTTCATGTTAATATTTCTAAATTCGGATGCGATTGCACAAGTTCCTCATCCATGTTGTGCTTCGAAAATCTTCAGTGTTGGTATAG CACAATCTGTCCACGATGACACCTCCGCAGAGGCCGATCTCCAGTTTGAGGAAGGCATGTATTACTTTGATGGCAATGGTACTCGTCTTGCTTTCAATCTCACAGTAACTCCTCTTTTAGTTGACGAGCCTCCAACACAATTGTACATCATTCAAGATTACAAACAG CGAGTTCAGTTCACAGTCATCAACAACAAACAGTGCTCCAAGACTCCTTGGGCTACTCCTTGGCCTAGCGATGCTGGGTGTATTCCAC ATGGTGCCACTTATGTTGGGAGCCCAAATTTAGGTGACAAATTCCCCGTGTATCGATGGTCAATGTCTACGTCAACGGTTACACAGGACGTCACAGTGACAACTGATACCTGCGCACCAGTAACCTCCTTTACATTAATGGTCGAAAATGAGAACA TTCACATAGCCACAGCGGCAGAGTTTTTCAATTACACAACCACCATAGATAATCTGAATCAGAAGTTCTCACCACCTGGCTACTGTCCAAAAGCCACATCTAAGTTCCATGATTTACAG GCCATTGTTGATGGAAGTGTTAGTAGCGAAGCAGCTGTAACAAAGTCATCAGGTGTGCCGGAAGGCAGCGTGCTGGGTCCTCTACTATTTCTGATTTATATTAACGACCTGCTAGCTATAAATGGCTCTGAAACATGGGCTGTCGGAAGGGCAGACAGATCCAGGATTCAAGCctttgaaatgtggtgctggcgaAAGATGCTGAGAATTTCATGGAAAGATCactaa